CGATTCTTTATGAACAACATTCTCCACATATCGAGATGCGTTTGCTGACAGAACAGCTGAATTAATCAAACAAAATTTAAGGTGGCATTGTTATCAATTGAAAAACATACTACCATGAAAAGAAAATATTTGTTTGGGGGTTTAGCCCTTGCATTCCTAAGTACATTGGCCTTCAATTCTAATGCGCAGGAGAAAAAAGAAAGTGTTGGTCAGGTGATTAGCAAAACAGCTACAAAAGTGGGTAATAAAACTGCAGAAGTAGCGGTAAAAGGGACGGCTAAAGTTGCGGATCAGACTTATAAAGGCAAAATGGCTCCTGATGGCTCTGATGTGTACATCAACGGTAAAAACAAGAAATACTATATTAACAAAAAAGGAGCGAAGGTTTATCTGAAAGAATCACAGATCAGAACCCGCCCGGTAAAGAAAAGTAAATAAGCAATCGCTGCCGGACGAGGTCCGGTGATAAATAAAAAGGTCGGTTTCCAGAATGGAACCGACCTTTTTTATGATTTGAGAATGACTAAGATCTACGTCTTCTATCACCGCTTCCGCCACGATCTTCACGGCTTCTTCCAGAGAAATCTCTGAAGCCACCAGCGCTGCTGCTTCCGCCTTCACGTCTGCCACCGCCACTTCCGCCTTCGCGTCTGCCGCCACCGCTGCTTCTTCTGTCACCACCGCCGCTTCTTCCGCCGCCATAACTTCCGCCTTCGCGTCTGCCACCGCCACCGAATCCACCACGACTACGGCCACCGCCGCCGTCACCATCAGCAGTTTTCTCAATTCTAACACCACGGTTGTTGAATTCAACACCTTTGAAGTTATTGAAAAGAGAATCTACAGTTGCATCTTCTACTTCAAAGAATGAATAAACACCTTTTAAGTCGATTTTGCCAATGCTTTTTCCGCTGATTTTACCGTTGTTACAAACAAAAGATAACAAGTCACCTCTTGTAAAGTCATCTACCGAACCTAAGTTGATAAACAAACGGGTATAGCCGTCACTGCCTCTATGGCTTCTTTCGCCGCGCTCACCACGTTCTCCTCTTTCACCACGATCATCAGCCGAAGAGTTAAGATCAGGAGCGTTTTTGTAATATTCTAAAAAGCGGTTAAACTCTAAAGATGCAAAACGTTTGATCACTTCTTCTTTGCTCAATTCGGCAAACTCATCCATAATACGAGGGATGTATTGCTCAATTTGTGCTTCGTTAACTTCTACCTTGTGAACCTTGTGAACCAAAGCAAACAATTGTTTTTCGCACACGTCAAAACCTGTAGGTAAAGAAGCTTTAGTGAATTGTTTACCAATGATTCTTTCAATCTGACGGATTTTTCCAAGTTCTTTAGAGTTAACGATACAGATAGAGATACCTGTTTTACCCGCACGGCCGGTACGACCACTACGGTGGGTATAACTTTCAATTTCGTCAGGTAGTGAATAATTCACAACGTGTGTTACGTTGTTTACATCAATACCACGTGCTGCAACATCAGTAGCAATTAACAATTGCATGTTACGGTCACGGAAACGCTGCATTACTTTATCACGTTGTTGTTGAGATAAATCTCCGTGTAAAGCATCCGCATTATAACCGTCTTTAATCAAGTGCTCAGCAACATCCTGTGTATCCATTTTGGTTTTACAGAATACTACCGCAAAGATTTCAGGGTTAAAATCTACGATACGTTTTAAAGCAGCGTATTTATCTCTGGCACGTACGATATAGTACTCATGCTCAATATTTACGTTACCTGTGTTTTTGGTACCCATGGTTAACTCTACCGGAGAGTCCATGTAATTTTTAGCTATTCTTCTAACCTCTGGAGGCATAGTAGCGGAGAATAACCATGTTTTTTTGTCGTCAGGAGTAGTCGACAAGATGTCGTTAATGTCTTCCTGGAAACCCATGTTCAACATCTCATCGGCTTCATCCAGAACTACATACTTCACGTTAGTGAAATCTATAGCTTTTCTGCCAATAATGTCTAACA
This region of Pedobacter steynii genomic DNA includes:
- a CDS encoding DEAD/DEAH box helicase, which translates into the protein MINPFSKLGISDDVVNAVKDLGFENPTPIQEQSIPVLLEGNNDFVGLAQTGTGKTAAFGLPLLELIDFKSNKPQALILCPTRELCLQITSDIKNFSKNISGANVVAVYGGANIMQQLREIRNGVQIVVATPGRMLDIIGRKAIDFTNVKYVVLDEADEMLNMGFQEDINDILSTTPDDKKTWLFSATMPPEVRRIAKNYMDSPVELTMGTKNTGNVNIEHEYYIVRARDKYAALKRIVDFNPEIFAVVFCKTKMDTQDVAEHLIKDGYNADALHGDLSQQQRDKVMQRFRDRNMQLLIATDVAARGIDVNNVTHVVNYSLPDEIESYTHRSGRTGRAGKTGISICIVNSKELGKIRQIERIIGKQFTKASLPTGFDVCEKQLFALVHKVHKVEVNEAQIEQYIPRIMDEFAELSKEEVIKRFASLEFNRFLEYYKNAPDLNSSADDRGERGERGERGERSHRGSDGYTRLFINLGSVDDFTRGDLLSFVCNNGKISGKSIGKIDLKGVYSFFEVEDATVDSLFNNFKGVEFNNRGVRIEKTADGDGGGGRSRGGFGGGGRREGGSYGGGRSGGGDRRSSGGGRREGGSGGGRREGGSSSAGGFRDFSGRSREDRGGSGDRRRRS